In Paenarthrobacter sp. GOM3, a single window of DNA contains:
- the hisD gene encoding histidinol dehydrogenase, with protein MTTSPDTSVPAAALDFRTIDFRGRHLSLAELRAAVPRARHQTMADAEQKVQDIITAVRSQGFAALGELARKFDGVEQSHPRVPAEALTQALDGLDPEVRAALEESIRRARQFADQQRPANVDVALGDGAVVSQNWIPVGRVGLYVPGGLAPLASSVIMNVVPAVAAGVGSIALASPPQKDFDGLPHPTILAAAKLLGIDEVYAIGGAQAIVSFAYGIPGSGEELPIEPVDVVTGPGNIFVATAKRLVKGVVGIDSEAGTTEIAILADATAQAPLVAADLISQAEHDPKAASVLVTDSGDLADAVVLELARQAAATKHSARVLEALSGPQSGVVLVDDLEQGIEVCNAYAAEHLEIMTADAASVASRIRNAGAIFVGEYSPVSLGDYCAGSNHVLPTSGTAAFSSGLSVTTFLRAVQVINYDRAALQEVSTHIVSLSGAEDLPGHGDAVRIRFA; from the coding sequence GTGACCACTTCCCCGGATACTTCCGTCCCAGCCGCTGCCCTCGATTTCCGCACCATCGATTTCCGGGGCCGCCACCTTTCGCTCGCTGAACTGCGCGCCGCCGTTCCCAGGGCCCGCCACCAGACGATGGCTGACGCCGAGCAAAAGGTCCAGGACATCATCACTGCCGTACGTAGCCAGGGCTTCGCTGCCCTGGGCGAGCTGGCACGGAAGTTCGACGGCGTGGAACAGTCGCACCCCCGCGTCCCGGCCGAAGCACTGACGCAGGCGCTGGACGGGCTCGACCCCGAGGTTCGTGCCGCACTGGAGGAATCGATCAGGCGGGCACGCCAGTTTGCGGACCAGCAGCGGCCCGCCAACGTGGATGTCGCGTTGGGCGACGGCGCAGTAGTCAGCCAGAACTGGATTCCCGTGGGCCGCGTTGGGCTGTATGTCCCCGGCGGCCTCGCCCCCTTGGCCTCATCCGTGATCATGAATGTGGTCCCTGCGGTGGCTGCCGGTGTCGGGTCCATTGCCCTGGCCTCGCCTCCGCAGAAGGACTTTGACGGCCTGCCGCACCCCACCATCCTCGCGGCCGCCAAACTCCTGGGCATCGACGAGGTCTACGCCATCGGTGGTGCGCAGGCGATCGTGTCCTTCGCCTATGGCATCCCGGGATCCGGTGAAGAACTACCGATCGAACCCGTAGACGTTGTCACCGGCCCCGGCAACATCTTCGTGGCCACCGCTAAGAGGCTGGTCAAGGGCGTGGTGGGCATCGACTCCGAAGCCGGGACCACTGAGATCGCGATTCTTGCCGATGCCACAGCACAGGCACCCCTTGTAGCTGCCGACCTCATCAGCCAGGCCGAGCACGATCCCAAAGCAGCTTCTGTCCTGGTGACGGACTCCGGGGACCTGGCCGACGCCGTCGTGCTTGAACTTGCACGGCAGGCGGCTGCCACCAAGCACAGTGCCCGGGTTCTTGAGGCGTTGTCCGGGCCCCAGTCCGGTGTGGTGTTGGTCGACGACCTGGAGCAGGGGATCGAAGTGTGCAACGCCTATGCGGCCGAGCACCTGGAAATCATGACCGCGGACGCAGCTTCAGTCGCGTCCCGGATCCGGAACGCCGGAGCGATCTTCGTGGGTGAGTACAGCCCCGTCAGCCTGGGTGACTACTGCGCCGGTTCCAACCACGTCTTGCCAACCAGTGGCACCGCGGCTTTCTCGTCCGGATTGAGTGTGACCACTTTCCTGCGCGCAGTGCAGGTCATCAACTATGACCGTGCCGCCTTGCAGGAGGTCAGCACCCACATCGTCAGCTTGTCGGGCGCGGAGGACCTGCCAGGTCACGGAGACGCCGTCCGGATCCGGTTCGCCTGA
- a CDS encoding SDR family oxidoreductase, whose amino-acid sequence MEDQSGNRIAIVSGASRGIGAAVAHAAAAAGYGVVVNYSADAEGAHAVVRRIVSQGGRALAVQADVSQPADVVRLFDEAGNWGTVTAVINNAAITGNQIGTLVEVPAENVQRVVDVNVSGMIFMCQEAVRRLSTDHGGSGGNIVNISSTATKAGSPGTWVHYAATKGAVDVLTVGLASEVAKQGIRVNAVAPGSTKTGLHAAAGMPDRVEKLNPTIPMGRGAEPEEVAAAVMWLMSGEAGYITGAVLPVAGGR is encoded by the coding sequence GTGGAGGACCAGTCGGGAAACCGCATCGCGATCGTCAGCGGTGCAAGCCGTGGCATCGGCGCTGCCGTAGCCCACGCCGCGGCAGCCGCCGGGTATGGCGTCGTTGTGAATTACTCAGCGGATGCCGAGGGCGCACACGCAGTTGTCCGCCGCATTGTTTCCCAAGGCGGCCGTGCACTTGCTGTACAGGCGGACGTCAGCCAACCTGCCGACGTCGTTCGCTTGTTCGACGAAGCCGGAAACTGGGGAACGGTGACAGCGGTAATCAACAATGCGGCCATCACCGGCAACCAGATCGGCACCCTGGTGGAGGTGCCTGCCGAGAACGTGCAGCGGGTTGTCGACGTCAACGTCTCAGGCATGATCTTCATGTGCCAGGAAGCCGTGCGGAGGCTGTCAACTGATCACGGCGGCAGCGGCGGGAACATCGTCAACATTTCCTCCACCGCCACCAAGGCAGGCTCACCCGGTACCTGGGTGCACTACGCCGCAACGAAGGGCGCGGTGGATGTCCTGACCGTGGGTTTGGCGTCCGAGGTGGCCAAACAGGGAATCCGGGTCAACGCAGTGGCACCAGGCAGCACCAAAACGGGGCTCCACGCGGCAGCTGGCATGCCGGACCGTGTGGAAAAGCTGAACCCAACCATCCCCATGGGTCGCGGCGCTGAACCGGAAGAAGTCGCAGCCGCGGTGATGTGGCTGATGTCCGGCGAGGCCGGCTACATCACGGGGGCTGTGCTTCCAGTGGCGGGCGGGCGATAA
- the map gene encoding type I methionyl aminopeptidase — translation MPSLASTAPIGALTPGTISPERPVPASIPRPEYVGKKAPAKFTGSEVKSAETVEKIRIASKIAAQAIVEVGKHIQPGVTTDQLDKVGHEFLLDHNAYPSTLGYRGFPKSLCSSLNEVICHGIPDSTVVQDGDILNIDITAFIGGVHGDTNYTFLVGDVDEESRLLVERTQESLNRAIKAVAPGREINVIGRAIQSYAKRFGYGVVRDFTGHGVGEAFHTGLIIPHYDAAPAYNTVIEAGMVFTIEPMLTLGTIEWDMWADDWTVVTKDHKRTAQFEHTLLVTETGAEILTLP, via the coding sequence ATGCCTTCTCTAGCTTCGACTGCACCCATTGGCGCCCTCACCCCGGGAACCATCAGCCCTGAACGCCCCGTCCCGGCGTCGATCCCCCGGCCCGAGTATGTAGGCAAGAAGGCACCCGCCAAGTTCACCGGCTCCGAGGTGAAATCAGCCGAGACCGTCGAGAAGATCCGGATTGCCAGCAAGATCGCGGCACAGGCAATTGTCGAGGTCGGCAAGCACATCCAACCCGGAGTCACCACGGACCAGTTGGACAAGGTGGGGCATGAGTTCCTGCTGGACCACAACGCCTACCCCTCCACGCTGGGCTACAGGGGTTTCCCCAAGTCGCTGTGCTCCTCCCTCAATGAGGTCATCTGCCACGGCATCCCGGATTCCACGGTGGTCCAGGACGGCGACATCCTGAACATCGACATCACCGCGTTCATCGGCGGAGTCCATGGGGACACCAATTACACTTTCCTCGTTGGCGACGTGGACGAAGAATCCCGCCTGCTGGTTGAGCGCACGCAGGAGTCGCTCAACCGGGCCATCAAGGCCGTGGCCCCCGGCCGCGAGATCAACGTCATCGGACGGGCCATCCAGTCTTACGCAAAACGCTTCGGCTACGGCGTGGTTCGCGACTTTACTGGCCACGGCGTGGGTGAGGCGTTCCATACGGGCCTCATCATTCCGCATTACGACGCAGCCCCGGCGTACAACACCGTGATCGAGGCAGGCATGGTCTTCACCATTGAACCCATGTTGACCCTCGGAACCATCGAATGGGACATGTGGGCCGATGACTGGACAGTCGTCACCAAGGACCACAAGCGCACGGCCCAATTCGAACACACCCTGCTGGTCACAGAGACCGGCGCGGAAATCCTGACCCTTCCCTGA
- a CDS encoding bifunctional [glutamine synthetase] adenylyltransferase/[glutamine synthetase]-adenylyl-L-tyrosine phosphorylase has translation MSLARRLISAGFSDLEKGERFLAAPELEGIDEDALFVGLSMAASPDTALQTLVRLIEKNPGLKKLAAADPDASEPMYRLLGASEALGEFLIRRPEHLDVFDVRISPEPLQASSEDLRTLLLRSVKAEPGAQRPIAGITGMPAYAALRTAYRRGLTELAIKDLCAASPQDFMPSVGAELADLAGAAIEAALAVSRAEAAGQYDPEEIADVGLAVIGMGKCGARELNYISDVDVIYVVESGELDDARASTIGTALASGISRAIWSSAPEPGLWEVDANLRPEGKSGPLVRTLPSHLSYYARWAESWEFQALLKARTIAGDRELGQRYEKAVEPLVWSSAGREGFVESVQAMRRRVTDYIPAAEEQRQIKLGRGGLRDVEFTVQLLQLVHGKSDESLRCRDTTSAIAALSAGGYIGRADAAAFDNAYRYLRLLEHRIQLFQLRRTHLMPATEDAQRFLAKAVLGPFALERPHPDQLMGTWQKTKKSVRELHERIFYRPLLNTAAKLSSEDARLSPEAAQGRLAALGYLDPQGAMRHIEALTAGVSRRAALQRQLLPILLGWLAEGVDPDAGLLAFRRVSETLGTTHWYLGLLRDSQAAAERLCQVLANSRLISDLLEVSPESVAWLGSDKELAPIRFEAQWQEIQSKLSRHPDPESAMRLIRLIRRREILRTAIADSAGLLDQDAVGLALAETDRAAVLGALHVAESVVAAEGPLKTDVLVVAMGRQGGREIGYGSDADVIYVHRARPGFSDAEAQEQATTIVAKISSFLTQPLKPAIMAERVLMVDADLRPEGKNGAMVRSLDSYAEYYRRWSLIWEAQALLRARPMAGSDELAADFVKLIDPIRYPEELAEQDVREIRRVKARVESERLPRGADPARHVKLGRGGLSDVEWLVQLIQLQHAGKHPELRTSSTLEALAAAEKLDFIDEDDAALLREAWQLASRIRSANVIVTGRASDLLPSSRKDLEAAARWCGYAPGNAGQFEEDYLRLSRRARGVFERRFYGN, from the coding sequence ATGAGCCTCGCACGTCGGCTCATCTCAGCCGGATTCAGTGATCTCGAAAAGGGCGAACGCTTCCTCGCTGCCCCTGAACTTGAGGGGATCGACGAGGACGCGCTTTTCGTCGGGCTTTCCATGGCGGCCAGCCCGGATACGGCACTCCAAACACTGGTCCGGCTTATCGAGAAGAATCCCGGACTGAAGAAGCTGGCAGCAGCAGACCCGGATGCCAGCGAGCCTATGTACCGGCTGCTGGGTGCCTCCGAAGCGCTGGGGGAGTTCCTCATCCGACGGCCGGAGCACCTGGACGTTTTCGATGTCCGCATCAGTCCAGAGCCACTTCAGGCCTCCAGCGAAGATCTCCGGACTCTGCTTCTTCGCTCGGTGAAAGCCGAACCCGGTGCCCAGCGTCCTATTGCCGGGATCACCGGGATGCCGGCTTACGCCGCTTTGCGCACGGCCTACCGGCGGGGACTGACAGAGCTTGCCATCAAGGACCTTTGCGCTGCCTCGCCACAGGACTTCATGCCCTCTGTCGGTGCCGAGCTGGCGGACCTCGCCGGTGCCGCGATCGAGGCGGCCCTGGCGGTGTCCCGTGCCGAAGCGGCAGGCCAGTATGACCCCGAGGAGATTGCCGACGTCGGACTCGCGGTCATCGGCATGGGTAAATGCGGTGCGCGCGAGCTGAACTACATTTCCGACGTCGACGTCATTTACGTCGTCGAATCCGGGGAACTCGATGACGCGCGTGCCTCAACCATCGGTACGGCCCTGGCGTCAGGAATTTCCAGGGCCATCTGGTCGTCCGCCCCCGAGCCGGGGCTGTGGGAAGTCGATGCCAACCTGCGGCCCGAAGGCAAGTCAGGGCCCCTGGTCCGCACGCTGCCATCGCACTTGAGCTACTACGCACGTTGGGCCGAAAGCTGGGAGTTCCAGGCACTCCTGAAGGCCCGCACCATTGCCGGGGACCGGGAGCTTGGCCAGCGTTACGAGAAGGCAGTGGAGCCCCTGGTGTGGTCCTCTGCAGGCCGTGAGGGCTTTGTTGAATCCGTGCAGGCCATGCGCCGCCGGGTGACCGACTATATTCCCGCGGCCGAAGAACAGCGCCAGATCAAGCTGGGACGTGGCGGACTTCGGGACGTCGAATTCACCGTGCAGCTGTTGCAGCTGGTCCATGGCAAGTCCGATGAATCCCTGCGGTGCAGGGACACCACCTCCGCCATAGCCGCGCTATCCGCCGGTGGGTACATCGGCCGTGCGGACGCGGCAGCCTTCGATAACGCGTACCGGTACCTCCGCCTGCTGGAACACCGCATCCAATTGTTCCAGTTGCGCAGGACCCACCTGATGCCGGCCACCGAAGACGCCCAGCGCTTCCTTGCCAAGGCAGTCCTGGGTCCATTCGCGCTTGAGCGCCCGCATCCCGACCAGCTGATGGGGACGTGGCAGAAGACCAAGAAATCGGTCCGGGAGTTGCACGAGAGGATCTTCTACCGGCCGCTGCTCAATACTGCGGCAAAGCTGAGCAGCGAAGACGCCAGGCTCAGCCCCGAGGCTGCGCAAGGCCGGCTCGCCGCACTCGGTTACCTGGATCCCCAAGGCGCCATGCGGCACATCGAGGCACTCACGGCAGGAGTCAGCCGGCGCGCGGCGCTGCAGCGCCAGCTGCTTCCCATCCTTCTTGGCTGGCTGGCCGAGGGTGTGGATCCCGACGCCGGACTACTCGCCTTCCGCCGTGTCAGCGAGACACTTGGAACCACGCATTGGTACTTGGGATTGCTCCGTGATTCCCAAGCAGCCGCCGAGCGGTTGTGCCAGGTCCTGGCCAACTCCCGGTTGATTTCGGACCTGCTGGAAGTGTCGCCGGAGTCTGTGGCGTGGCTTGGCAGCGACAAGGAACTGGCGCCGATCCGATTTGAGGCGCAGTGGCAGGAAATCCAGTCCAAGCTTTCCCGCCATCCGGACCCTGAAAGCGCCATGCGACTCATCAGGCTGATCCGGCGCCGGGAAATCCTGCGGACCGCCATTGCGGACAGTGCCGGGTTGCTGGACCAGGACGCCGTTGGGCTCGCCCTGGCGGAGACAGACCGGGCAGCCGTCCTGGGTGCTTTGCATGTTGCCGAATCGGTGGTGGCTGCGGAGGGTCCGCTGAAGACTGATGTCCTGGTGGTCGCGATGGGCCGGCAAGGCGGACGCGAGATCGGTTACGGTTCAGACGCGGATGTTATTTACGTCCACCGCGCCCGCCCCGGTTTCAGTGATGCCGAGGCCCAGGAACAGGCGACGACGATTGTCGCCAAGATCTCGAGTTTCCTCACCCAGCCGCTCAAGCCGGCCATCATGGCAGAACGAGTACTGATGGTGGACGCCGACCTCCGGCCCGAAGGCAAGAACGGTGCCATGGTGCGTTCCTTGGACTCCTATGCGGAGTACTACCGCAGATGGTCGCTGATCTGGGAAGCCCAGGCGCTGTTGCGGGCGCGCCCCATGGCCGGCTCGGATGAACTCGCCGCCGATTTCGTGAAGCTCATCGATCCCATCCGTTACCCCGAGGAACTCGCCGAGCAGGATGTTCGGGAGATTCGCCGTGTCAAGGCGCGTGTGGAGTCCGAACGGTTGCCCCGTGGCGCTGATCCGGCGCGGCATGTGAAGCTGGGCCGTGGCGGGTTGAGCGACGTCGAGTGGTTGGTCCAGTTGATTCAGCTTCAGCACGCCGGGAAGCACCCGGAACTGCGGACCAGTTCTACCCTCGAGGCTCTGGCCGCCGCCGAAAAACTGGACTTCATCGACGAAGACGACGCCGCGCTCCTGCGGGAGGCATGGCAGCTGGCCAGCCGCATCCGTTCCGCAAATGTCATCGTGACTGGCCGGGCTTCAGACCTTCTTCCGTCCTCGCGTAAGGATCTGGAGGCGGCAGCGCGCTGGTGTGGGTATGCTCCCGGGAATGCCGGTCAGTTCGAAGAGGATTATCTGCGGCTCAGTCGTCGTGCCAGGGGAGTGTTCGAGAGACGGTTCTACGGCAACTAG
- the nrdR gene encoding transcriptional regulator NrdR, with protein sequence MYCPFCRNPDSRVVDSRMADDGSSIRRRRQCPECGRRFTTVETTSLSVIKRSGVGEPFSRIKVISGVRKACQGRPVTEDDLAMLAQEVEENIRSSGAAEIDAHEVGLAILGPLRKLDEVAYLRFASVYQAFESLEDFESAISLLRHEAEAQAKAGTKQAKGSEKSQL encoded by the coding sequence GTGTATTGTCCGTTCTGCCGGAATCCTGACTCGCGCGTCGTTGACAGCCGCATGGCTGACGACGGGTCTTCCATTCGCAGGCGCCGTCAGTGCCCCGAATGTGGTCGCCGTTTCACTACCGTGGAAACAACCAGCCTCTCCGTCATCAAACGCTCTGGCGTAGGCGAGCCCTTCAGCCGCATCAAGGTCATCAGTGGCGTCCGCAAGGCGTGCCAAGGGCGTCCGGTTACCGAGGACGACCTCGCCATGCTGGCACAGGAAGTCGAAGAGAACATCCGTTCGTCGGGCGCGGCGGAGATCGATGCTCACGAGGTAGGCCTGGCGATTCTCGGTCCGCTGCGGAAGCTGGACGAGGTGGCGTATCTTCGCTTTGCCAGTGTGTACCAGGCCTTCGAGTCCCTGGAAGATTTCGAGTCCGCTATTTCCTTGCTCCGCCACGAGGCCGAAGCCCAAGCCAAGGCGGGCACCAAGCAAGCCAAAGGTTCCGAGAAGAGCCAACTCTAG
- the ppgK gene encoding polyphosphate--glucose phosphotransferase, whose product MSKKDEKTHKNAPLIGIDIGGTGIKGGIVDLKKGKLIGDRYRVPTPQPATPEAVAEVVAQIVEELSSRPDAPAADSPVGVTFPGIIQHGVVHSAANVDKTWLNTDIDATFTKRLGRPVEVINDADAAGLAEARYGAGEGVDGTVLVITLGTGIGSAFIFNGQLVPNAELGHLEVDGFDAETKASAVARERDGLSWDEYGVLLNRYLQHVEFLFSPELFIVGGGISKRSDEYFPHLELRTKIVTAKLKNDAGIVGAALEVALHHKLAK is encoded by the coding sequence TTGTCCAAGAAGGATGAGAAGACCCACAAGAACGCCCCGCTGATCGGAATCGACATCGGCGGCACCGGCATCAAGGGCGGCATCGTCGACCTGAAGAAGGGCAAGCTGATAGGTGACCGTTACCGGGTGCCCACTCCGCAGCCCGCAACCCCGGAGGCTGTCGCCGAAGTAGTTGCACAGATCGTCGAAGAACTGTCCAGCCGTCCCGACGCGCCGGCAGCAGATTCCCCGGTGGGCGTGACATTCCCGGGCATCATCCAGCACGGCGTGGTCCACTCTGCGGCCAACGTGGACAAGACCTGGCTCAATACCGACATCGATGCGACATTCACCAAGCGGCTGGGGCGCCCCGTTGAGGTCATCAACGATGCCGACGCCGCCGGCCTCGCCGAGGCCCGCTACGGCGCAGGCGAGGGCGTGGACGGAACAGTCCTGGTAATCACCCTGGGCACCGGGATCGGATCTGCCTTCATCTTCAACGGCCAGCTGGTCCCCAACGCTGAATTGGGTCACCTTGAGGTGGACGGATTCGACGCCGAGACGAAGGCATCGGCTGTTGCCCGCGAACGCGATGGCCTGAGCTGGGACGAGTATGGTGTCCTGCTGAACCGCTACCTCCAGCACGTGGAGTTCCTGTTCTCCCCTGAGCTGTTCATCGTGGGCGGCGGCATCTCGAAGCGGTCCGACGAGTACTTCCCCCACCTGGAGCTGCGCACCAAGATCGTGACTGCCAAGTTGAAAAACGACGCCGGCATTGTTGGCGCTGCCCTCGAGGTGGCATTGCACCACAAGCTCGCCAAGTAG
- the panB gene encoding 3-methyl-2-oxobutanoate hydroxymethyltransferase, whose protein sequence is MAPSNLPESTTPAEVPAPYGSGPTAAAQPSPAAGRKPAGRVRIHHLQQAKDNGERFAMLTAYEQYTAEIFDQAGIEVLLVGDSASNNVFGNETSLPVTVDELLPLCRAVARSAKRALIVADLPFGSYEVSAEQAVATGVRFLKEGLAHAVKIEGTAYYADTVKAMVQAGIPVMAHIGFTPQSEHSLGGYRVQGRGDDAQRLVDDAVALQDAGAFSVLMEMVPAETAATVDAALRVPTVGIGAGKSTTGQVLVWQDMAGLRGGKMAKFVKQYADLRTTLSDAAAAYGDDVRSGQFPGPEHSF, encoded by the coding sequence ATGGCCCCGAGCAACCTCCCTGAGTCCACCACGCCCGCCGAAGTTCCCGCCCCCTACGGCAGCGGCCCCACGGCAGCGGCGCAGCCGTCGCCGGCTGCAGGCAGGAAGCCAGCGGGCAGGGTCCGGATCCACCACCTTCAGCAAGCCAAGGACAACGGCGAGCGTTTCGCCATGCTGACCGCCTATGAGCAGTACACAGCGGAGATCTTCGACCAAGCCGGAATCGAAGTCCTCCTGGTGGGTGATTCCGCGTCCAATAACGTCTTCGGCAACGAGACCAGCCTTCCTGTCACCGTCGATGAGCTCCTGCCGTTGTGCCGGGCCGTGGCAAGGTCGGCAAAGCGCGCCTTAATCGTCGCGGACCTGCCCTTCGGCAGCTACGAGGTTTCGGCTGAGCAGGCCGTCGCCACAGGTGTCAGGTTCCTCAAGGAAGGCCTGGCGCACGCCGTCAAGATCGAGGGCACGGCCTACTACGCGGACACCGTCAAAGCAATGGTCCAAGCGGGCATCCCGGTCATGGCCCACATCGGGTTCACTCCCCAAAGCGAGCACTCCCTGGGTGGTTACCGGGTACAGGGCCGTGGGGATGACGCCCAGCGCCTGGTCGATGACGCAGTGGCCCTGCAGGACGCGGGTGCCTTCAGCGTCCTCATGGAGATGGTCCCGGCAGAAACCGCGGCCACCGTGGACGCAGCACTTCGGGTTCCGACAGTCGGCATCGGAGCAGGCAAGAGCACCACAGGCCAGGTCCTCGTTTGGCAGGACATGGCCGGATTGCGGGGCGGAAAGATGGCCAAGTTCGTCAAGCAGTACGCGGACCTTCGCACCACGTTGAGCGATGCCGCGGCAGCGTACGGCGACGACGTCCGGTCCGGGCAGTTCCCCGGACCGGAGCATTCCTTCTAG
- a CDS encoding flavin reductase family protein, with protein MASEEPGFEQTFREMFRRHAAGVAIITANLNGKPFGFTATSVASLSAEPPRFTFNMARSSSSWPAVANAEFIGVHMLGLENQALANRFARTRDRFEGDHWEPGPHDVPILKDVSGWLVGKIQMRLSFENNAVVVVEVVDGQVGDDGAPLLYHSGAYSKPAPLDYEI; from the coding sequence GTGGCAAGCGAAGAACCCGGCTTCGAGCAGACCTTCAGGGAGATGTTCCGCCGGCATGCAGCCGGGGTGGCCATCATTACTGCCAACCTCAACGGCAAACCGTTCGGTTTCACCGCCACGTCCGTGGCGTCCTTGTCCGCCGAACCGCCCCGCTTCACTTTCAACATGGCCCGGAGTTCCAGTTCCTGGCCTGCCGTGGCCAACGCGGAATTCATCGGCGTGCACATGCTAGGGCTTGAAAACCAGGCCCTGGCCAATCGCTTCGCCCGGACCCGCGACCGCTTCGAAGGCGACCACTGGGAGCCAGGGCCACACGACGTGCCGATCCTCAAGGATGTCAGCGGCTGGCTCGTTGGAAAGATCCAGATGCGCTTGTCGTTCGAGAACAACGCCGTGGTGGTGGTCGAGGTCGTCGACGGACAGGTAGGAGACGACGGCGCTCCCCTGCTGTATCACAGCGGCGCGTACAGCAAGCCCGCCCCGCTCGACTACGAGATCTGA
- the glnA gene encoding type I glutamate--ammonia ligase, which translates to MDRQQEFVLRTIEERDVRFVRLWFTDVVGSLKSVALAPAEVEGAFEEGLGFDGSAIEGLARVFESDMLAQPDPSTFQILPWRGETEQTSRMFCDILTPDGEPSAADPRNVLKRTLAKAADMGFTCYTHPEIEFYLLKSKDLGPDGSPVPVDEGGYFDHVPGGVAQDFRRTAVTMLESVGISVEFSHHEGGPGQNEIDLRYADALQTADNIMTFRTVIKEVALQQGTYATFMPKPFTDHPGSGMHTHFSLFEGDTNAFFEAGAEFQLSKTARQFIAGILKHAPEFTAVTNQFVNSYKRLWGGGEAPSYLSWGHNNRSALVRVPLYKPGKGQSARIEYRGIDSATNPYLAYAVLLGAGLKGIEEGYELPAAAEDDIWSLTTAERKAMGHAPLPASLHDAIRAMEESELVAEILGEQVFEHFLRNKRAEWQDYRLQVTPYELQRNLGIL; encoded by the coding sequence ATGGACCGCCAGCAAGAGTTCGTTCTGCGGACAATCGAAGAGCGTGACGTGCGCTTCGTACGCTTGTGGTTCACCGACGTCGTGGGTTCGCTTAAATCCGTTGCGCTTGCGCCCGCCGAAGTGGAGGGTGCCTTCGAAGAGGGCCTCGGCTTTGATGGTTCAGCCATCGAGGGCCTGGCCCGCGTGTTCGAGTCCGACATGCTCGCCCAGCCTGATCCGTCCACCTTCCAGATCCTGCCGTGGCGTGGCGAGACCGAACAGACCTCCAGGATGTTCTGCGACATCCTGACGCCAGACGGTGAGCCGTCCGCCGCCGACCCCCGCAATGTCCTCAAGAGGACCCTGGCCAAAGCCGCGGACATGGGTTTCACCTGCTACACCCACCCGGAGATTGAGTTCTACCTGCTGAAGTCCAAGGACCTCGGTCCTGACGGCTCGCCGGTCCCCGTGGATGAGGGCGGCTACTTCGACCACGTCCCCGGCGGCGTTGCGCAGGACTTCCGACGCACCGCGGTCACCATGCTCGAGTCCGTTGGCATCTCAGTGGAGTTCAGCCACCACGAAGGCGGACCGGGACAGAACGAAATCGACCTCCGCTATGCGGATGCGCTCCAGACCGCGGACAACATCATGACGTTCCGCACGGTGATCAAGGAAGTCGCCCTCCAGCAGGGGACCTACGCTACCTTCATGCCCAAGCCGTTCACCGACCACCCGGGTTCGGGCATGCACACGCACTTCTCCTTGTTCGAGGGCGACACCAACGCTTTCTTCGAGGCCGGGGCGGAGTTCCAGCTGTCCAAGACGGCGCGCCAGTTCATTGCCGGCATCCTCAAGCACGCACCCGAATTCACGGCCGTGACCAACCAGTTCGTGAACTCCTACAAGCGCCTTTGGGGCGGCGGCGAGGCACCGAGCTACCTGAGCTGGGGCCACAACAACCGGTCCGCACTGGTCCGCGTCCCGCTCTACAAGCCCGGCAAGGGCCAATCCGCACGTATTGAGTACCGCGGTATCGATTCAGCCACCAATCCGTACCTGGCCTACGCCGTGCTGTTGGGCGCCGGTTTGAAGGGTATCGAGGAAGGCTATGAGCTTCCCGCGGCAGCCGAGGATGACATTTGGTCGCTGACCACGGCGGAGCGCAAGGCCATGGGCCACGCCCCGTTGCCGGCCAGCCTCCACGATGCCATCCGTGCCATGGAAGAATCGGAGCTGGTGGCCGAGATCCTTGGCGAGCAGGTCTTCGAGCACTTCCTGCGCAACAAGCGCGCAGAATGGCAGGACTACCGCCTCCAGGTCACTCCATACGAGTTGCAGCGCAACCTCGGCATTCTGTAG
- a CDS encoding SPOR domain-containing protein, giving the protein MTEYWYNVKTHEIEEDAMSDWTQLIGPYKTREEAEHALEKVKARNDAWDAQDDD; this is encoded by the coding sequence GTGACGGAGTACTGGTACAACGTCAAGACGCACGAGATCGAAGAGGACGCCATGTCCGATTGGACCCAGCTGATTGGCCCCTATAAGACCAGGGAAGAAGCCGAGCACGCCCTGGAGAAGGTCAAAGCGCGCAACGACGCCTGGGACGCCCAGGACGACGACTAG